The following coding sequences lie in one Asterias amurensis chromosome 18, ASM3211899v1 genomic window:
- the LOC139950842 gene encoding phosphatidylinositol N-acetylglucosaminyltransferase subunit P-like, producing the protein MLLLGEMSNINPAPTPERAIYGFVLYLCSIFVFVLYVIWVFVPESWLHSIGLTYWPQKYWAVAIPVYLSVCFVFAQVFFFAFNLWNAPPLDTIKTFTDPHVRPACPMDSMPAADDIPINEINRHLYLDR; encoded by the exons ATGCTGCTTTTGGGGGAAATGTCTAACATAAACCCTGCACCGACGCCAGAGAGAGCAATTTACGGTTTTGTTCTTTACCTCTGCTCAATTTTCGTATTTG TTTTGTACGTTATTTGGGTGTTTGTTCCTGAGTCATGGCTTCACAGCATTGGACTCACTTACTGGCCTCAGAA GTATTGGGCAGTTGCTATTCCAGTGTACCTGAGCGTCTGTTTTGTCTTCGCCCAAgttttcttttttgcttttaatcTTTGGAACGCACCTCCACTTGATACCATTAAAACATTTACTG ATCCCCATGTGAGGCCTGCTTGTCCTATGGACTCGATGCCTGCTGCCGATGACATTCcaattaatgaaataaatagACATCTCTATCTGGATAGGTGA
- the LOC139950839 gene encoding tetratricopeptide repeat protein 36 homolog: protein MADRQQERPNDEAVLDAIFNPLLPSGGEVPHGVVDETPENDESEEVRESRDLELQGVHKAEAGDMNSAIDFFNKAVLVSPERASCYNNRAQALRLRGDIIGALEDLNHAIELSNGRGKAACQAYTQRGLIRRLEGNNEDALEDFKKAACLGSTFARSQVVQMNPYAAMCNQMLSDVIGRLQAGEPDYES, encoded by the exons ATGGCCGACAGACAACAAGAACGGCCGAATGATGAAGCGGTTTTAGACGCTATTTTCAATCCTCTGTTACCGTCAGGTGGTGAAGTTCCCCACGGAGTTGTTGATGAAACACCTG aaaatgatgaaagtgaAGAAGTCCGAGAGTCTAGAGATTTAGAGCTTCAAGGAGTACACAAGGCAGAAGCTGGTGATATGAATTCAGCCATAGACTTCTTCAATAAAGCTGTACTAGTCTCACCAGAGAGGGCGTCATGCTACAACAACAGAGCGCAAGCCTTACGTCTAAGGGGGGATATAAtcg GAGCTCTTGAAGATTTGAACCATGCCATTGAGCTGAGCAATGGACGAGGCAAGGCTGCCTGCCAGGCTTACACACAACGAGGCCTCATCAGAAGACTGGAAGGAAATAATGAGGATGCCTTAGAAGATTTCAAGAAAGCTGCCTGCCTGGGTAGTACCTTTGCAAGGTCACAGGTCGTCCAGATGAACCCCTATGCTGCAATGTGCAACCAGATGCTATCAGATGTCATAGGTCGACTGCAAGCTGGAGAACCAGACTATGAAAGTTGA
- the LOC139950841 gene encoding AP-2 complex subunit mu: protein MIGGLFIYNHKGEVLISRVFRDDIGRHAVDAFRVNVIHARQQVRSPVTNLARTSFFHIKRGNIWLAAVTRQNVNASMVFEFLMKLCDVMSSYFGKINEDNVKNNFVLIYELLDEILDYGYPQNTDTGILKTFITQTGIKSQTREEQAQITNQVTGQIGWRREGIKYRRNELFLDVLENVNLLMSPQGQVLSAHVAGKVIMKSYLSGMPECKFGMNDKLTLDKQGKGDSDTSKTKSSIAIDDCTFHQCVKLSKFESERSISFIPPDGEFELMKYRTTKDISLPFRCIPLVREVGRTKMEVKVVLKSNFKPSILGQKIEVRIPTPMNTSGVQVLCMKGKAKYKSSENAIVWKIKRMSGMKEVQITAEIELLPSGEKKKWARPPISLNFEVPFAASGLKVRYLKVFESKLNYSDHDVIKWVRYISRSGLYETRS from the exons ATGATTGGTGGTCTTTTTATATACAACCACAAAGGGGAGGTTCTTATATCCAGAGTATTCCGAGATGATATCGG GCGTCATGCTGTGGACGCCTTTCGAGTCAATGTTATCCATGCTCGGCAGCAGGTCCGTTCCCCGGTAACCAACCTGGCCCGCACCAGCTTCTTCCACATCAAGCGGGGCAACATCTGGCTGGCGGCCGTCACACGACAGAATGTCAATGCCTCTATGGTGTTTGAGTTCCTGATGAAGTTGTGTGATGTGATGAGTTCTTACTTTGGAAAGATCAACGAAGACAACGTCAAGAATAACTTTGTCTTGATCTATGAACTCCTTGATG AGATCCTAGACTATGGTTATCCACAGAACACAGACACTGGTATCCTGAAGACGTTCATCACACAGACGGGCATCAAGTCACAG ACCAGAGAGGAACAGGCTCAGATAACCAACCAGGTCACAGGTCAAATAGGCTGGCGCCGTGAAGGCATCAAGTACAGACGTAACGAGCTCTTCTTAGACGTTCTGGAGAATGTTAACTTACTCATGTCACCACAAG GACAAGTCTTGAGTGCCCATGTTGCTGGCAAGGTGATCATGAAGAGCTATCTTAGTGGAATGCCAGAATGTAAATTTGGCATGAATGATAAACTAACTCTAGACAAGCAAGGCAAAGGAGACAGTGACACATCAAAGAC TAAAAGCTCTATAGCCATTGATGACTGCACCTTCCACCAGTGTGTCAAACTCAGTAAGTTTGAATCGGAGCGAAGCATAAGCTTCATTCCTCCTGACGGTGAGTTTGAGTTGATGAAATATCGCACCACTAAGGATATCAGCTTGCCGTTCCGATGCATTCCATTAGTACGTGAGGTTGGACGAACCAAGATGGAAGTCAAGGTAGTCCTCAAGTCGAACTTCAAGCCCTCAATCCTTGGCCAGAAAATTGAA GTGCGTATCCCTACACCAATGAACACCAGCGGAGTGCAGGTTCTTTGCATGAAGGGGAAAGCCAAGTACAAGTCAAGTGAAAATGCCATCGTTTGGAA GATCAAGCGTATGAGTGGCATGAAGGAAGTTCAAATCACTGCCGAAATTGAACTCCTACCATCTGGTGAGAAGAAGAAATGGGCGCGGCCTCCCATCTCTCTTAACTTTGAG GTTCCGTTTGCAGCCTCTGGTCTGAAGGTCCGCTACCTGAAAGTATTTGAGTCTAAGCTCAACTACAGTGACCACGATGTAATCAAGTGGGTGCGGTACATCAGTCGTAGCGGACTTTACGAGACCAGGTCTTAA
- the LOC139950837 gene encoding uncharacterized protein isoform X2, protein MEVKEEEEEEEGEELKVVSTWSARRKDEHFHMAASCDPPAPPSAGSAAAKDFRRRFLVTSSKPINPLTLLSAPRKFGNALVKRNLEEKPSSSSASKESSSSKEPITTKKLKLESKEEKLPKRKPLKICRVKERTRIGLAAATLEELRTKIQAKFPSPRDFKIVLEEDCTRIDDEDYFKTLPDNTVLMVVTEGEQWTRASSSLEEEFSTGYVEVDGKMTQEETSRRLAKVAGRIAENPAILAFLPKVDLEIMADADLNELQVLLYQTKDKAEFIQDACERRLSDMIASDEAIELLKLYHRVKTTKGETLSQSEEGGSLSKMEEGRSLSQTEEGRSLSKTEEGGSLSQTEEGGSLSKTEEGRSLSKTEESRLPKRVTRSTRKKAKFTF, encoded by the exons ATGGAAgtcaaagaagaagaagaagaagaagaaggtgAAGAACTGAAAGTAGTTTCAACGTGGAGCGCCCGTCGAAAAGATGAGCATTTCCACATGGCAGCTAGTTGCGATcctccggctccgccgtcggcaggatcAGCAGCAGCAAAAGACTTTCGACGACGTTTTCTCGTGACATCATCCAAACCGATCAACCCATTGACATTGTTGTCAGCACCACGCAAGTTTGGAAATGCTTTAG TAAAAAGGAATCTCGAAGAGAAACCGTCTTCCAGCAGTGCGAGTAAGGAAAGCTCTTCATCAAAAGAACCAATTACCACAAAGAAGCTGAAATTGGAAAGTAAAGAGGAGAAGTTACCAAAACGCAAACCCCTTAAGATCTGCAGAGTGAAGGAACGGACTAGAATCGGGTTAGCTGCAGCTACTCTCGAAGAATTACGAACTAAGATTCAAGCCAAGTTTCCCTCACCCAGGGACTTCAAGATTGTATTGGAAGAGGACTGCACAAGAATTGATGATGAAGATTATTTTAAGACTTTACCGGATAACACTGTCCTAATGGTTGTGACTGAAGGTGAACAGTGGACACGAG CATCTAGTTCCTTGGAAGAAGAGTTCAGCACGGGCTATGTTGAAGTTGATGGTAAAATGACCCAGGAAGAAACGTCTCGGAGACTGGCTAAAGTCGCAGGAAGAATCGCTGAAAATCCTGCAATTTTGGCATTTCTACCCAAGGTTGATTTAGAG ATCATGGCTGATGCAGACCTAAATGAACTCCAAGTCCTACTTTATCAGACAAAAGACAAAGCTGAATTTATTCAAGATGCATGCGAGAGACGTCTGTCGGACATGATTGCATCAGATGAAGCCATTGAGCTCCTGAAACTTTATCATCGTGTGAAGACAACAAAGGGCGAAACTCTTTCGCAGTCGGAGGAGGGCGGATCTCTTTCGAAGATGGAGGAGGGCAGATCTCTTTCGCAGACAGAGGAGGGCAGATCTCTTTCGAAGACGGAGGAGGGCGGATCTCTTTCACAGACGGAGGAGGGCGGATCTCTTTCGAAGACGGAGGAGGGCAGATCTCTTTCGAAGACAGAGGAGAGCAGACTTCCCAAAAGAGTTACAAGATCAACCAGAAAGAAGGcaaaatttactttttaa
- the LOC139950837 gene encoding uncharacterized protein isoform X1 — MEVKEEEEEEEGEELKVVSTWSARRKDEHFHMAASCDPPAPPSAGSAAAKDFRRRFLVTSSKPINPLTLLSAPRKFGNALVVKRNLEEKPSSSSASKESSSSKEPITTKKLKLESKEEKLPKRKPLKICRVKERTRIGLAAATLEELRTKIQAKFPSPRDFKIVLEEDCTRIDDEDYFKTLPDNTVLMVVTEGEQWTRASSSLEEEFSTGYVEVDGKMTQEETSRRLAKVAGRIAENPAILAFLPKVDLEIMADADLNELQVLLYQTKDKAEFIQDACERRLSDMIASDEAIELLKLYHRVKTTKGETLSQSEEGGSLSKMEEGRSLSQTEEGRSLSKTEEGGSLSQTEEGGSLSKTEEGRSLSKTEESRLPKRVTRSTRKKAKFTF, encoded by the exons ATGGAAgtcaaagaagaagaagaagaagaagaaggtgAAGAACTGAAAGTAGTTTCAACGTGGAGCGCCCGTCGAAAAGATGAGCATTTCCACATGGCAGCTAGTTGCGATcctccggctccgccgtcggcaggatcAGCAGCAGCAAAAGACTTTCGACGACGTTTTCTCGTGACATCATCCAAACCGATCAACCCATTGACATTGTTGTCAGCACCACGCAAGTTTGGAAATGCTTTAG TAGTAAAAAGGAATCTCGAAGAGAAACCGTCTTCCAGCAGTGCGAGTAAGGAAAGCTCTTCATCAAAAGAACCAATTACCACAAAGAAGCTGAAATTGGAAAGTAAAGAGGAGAAGTTACCAAAACGCAAACCCCTTAAGATCTGCAGAGTGAAGGAACGGACTAGAATCGGGTTAGCTGCAGCTACTCTCGAAGAATTACGAACTAAGATTCAAGCCAAGTTTCCCTCACCCAGGGACTTCAAGATTGTATTGGAAGAGGACTGCACAAGAATTGATGATGAAGATTATTTTAAGACTTTACCGGATAACACTGTCCTAATGGTTGTGACTGAAGGTGAACAGTGGACACGAG CATCTAGTTCCTTGGAAGAAGAGTTCAGCACGGGCTATGTTGAAGTTGATGGTAAAATGACCCAGGAAGAAACGTCTCGGAGACTGGCTAAAGTCGCAGGAAGAATCGCTGAAAATCCTGCAATTTTGGCATTTCTACCCAAGGTTGATTTAGAG ATCATGGCTGATGCAGACCTAAATGAACTCCAAGTCCTACTTTATCAGACAAAAGACAAAGCTGAATTTATTCAAGATGCATGCGAGAGACGTCTGTCGGACATGATTGCATCAGATGAAGCCATTGAGCTCCTGAAACTTTATCATCGTGTGAAGACAACAAAGGGCGAAACTCTTTCGCAGTCGGAGGAGGGCGGATCTCTTTCGAAGATGGAGGAGGGCAGATCTCTTTCGCAGACAGAGGAGGGCAGATCTCTTTCGAAGACGGAGGAGGGCGGATCTCTTTCACAGACGGAGGAGGGCGGATCTCTTTCGAAGACGGAGGAGGGCAGATCTCTTTCGAAGACAGAGGAGAGCAGACTTCCCAAAAGAGTTACAAGATCAACCAGAAAGAAGGcaaaatttactttttaa